One stretch of Halobacillus litoralis DNA includes these proteins:
- a CDS encoding flagellar brake protein, with protein sequence MQNLKVGTPLTLKLRKSEVDEVDQYKCKLVDFEDGKIYIDYPVHNKTGRTGFFLDGTQFQASFVGQDESVYWFKTEVISREKRNIPVIGLFFHGMEELNRVQRRKYVRVDASVDVAVGRGTCSFPTITNDISGGGVMLKQLPSEKLMEEEKIDLTLVLPMNTGETHYVWAKGKVTRVISAKNSQPERVSIEFIDIHEKDRQWIIKYCFDQQMQSRMRALK encoded by the coding sequence ATGCAGAATTTGAAGGTGGGGACACCTCTGACGCTAAAGTTAAGAAAATCGGAAGTTGATGAAGTTGATCAATACAAGTGTAAATTGGTGGACTTTGAAGATGGTAAAATTTACATTGATTATCCTGTACATAATAAGACCGGAAGGACAGGTTTTTTTCTGGATGGCACACAATTCCAAGCAAGTTTCGTCGGTCAGGACGAATCTGTTTATTGGTTTAAGACAGAGGTAATATCAAGGGAAAAAAGGAATATCCCAGTCATCGGTTTATTTTTTCATGGTATGGAAGAATTGAATAGGGTCCAAAGACGCAAATATGTTCGTGTCGACGCTTCTGTCGATGTGGCTGTAGGGAGGGGTACTTGTTCCTTTCCTACAATTACGAATGATATTAGTGGAGGAGGCGTCATGTTAAAACAATTGCCCTCTGAAAAGTTAATGGAAGAGGAAAAGATCGACTTGACTCTGGTCCTTCCTATGAACACAGGAGAAACCCATTACGTATGGGCAAAGGGTAAGGTGACCCGAGTGATTTCAGCGAAAAATTCCCAGCCTGAAAGGGTTTCTATTGAATTTATTGATATTCATGAAAAGGATAGGCAATGGATTATTAAATATTGTTTCGACCAGCAAATGCAGTCACGAATGAGAGCACTCAAATAA